The Aneurinibacillus migulanus genome contains the following window.
GTTTTATCAGGCCGTCGGCTCTGCAGGCGTACCGCCTCCACCATCGTTCCGAATACAGAATTAGCATCCAACAAATAAATGACCGGATACCCTGAAGGAGGAGGGTCTCCCAAAGGTTGTGCTACACTAATTTGGTATGTGCGGTTTTCTGCACGTGAACGAATCACCCATTGTTCCGTATCGGGAATTTCGACCTTGTAGCGTACGCTATCCCTGAGCGTGATTATGTTCTGTTCGTTTTTTTCAAAAGCCTTTCCATCCATTTCTATCTAATCCTCCCACTTACTTGGCTAGCAGCCTGACTGTATCGTCAACAATTTTCTCATAAGCGATCAGACCGCTGCCAAGCCAATATTTATTGTCCACTTCATACACCTGTCCTTGTTTCACGGCAGGAATGTTCTTCCAGATAGGGTTTTTCATCATTTCCTTCATGTGCCCGGTACCCTGACCATAAGCATTGATCACAAAAATATAGTCCGCATCAATTTGCGGAAGTATCTCCAACGATACATTTGCACTGTTCTTTTTCTCCACTAACCTGGAAATCCCAAGTCCTAGATTCTCGTGCACAACATAACCGCACAAGTATTTGCCGCCCATCAGGCTAACACCTTTGGCAGCAAAGCGGATAATCGCTACCTTTTTTCCTCCTACCGCTTTATCTAACTTTTCCTTTGCGTTGTTTACTTTTTGTTGATAAGCCTGTAACGCATTATCAGCTTCGTTAGACTTACCGAGCAGTTCTCCTAGTATAGTCAGAGACTTTTCGATATTTCCAGAAGCATTGTTAAACACATAGGTTGGCGCGATTTTGGAATAACTCTCATAAGTGCCATTTTGGGCAAAAGTCGCAGTGTGCAGAATAATCAGGTCGGGATTGTAGGTCATTAACACCTCTGGCGATGGCAGTCCTCCTGAGAGGTCAATCTTCGGCACATCCTTCAATTCCTCTTGTAGATAGTCGTGTCCCCTGTTACCGTTGGACCACTGAGCCACTGGCTTTACGCCCAGCTTAATCAGAGAATCCTCTAGATTGGGGGCGAAAATTCTCTTGGGCTCTACAGGAACTTTAATCTCATGGCCAAGCTCGTCTATTACCATCCGCTCACCGGACAGTTCTGAGCTTTTCTCCCCTGATACAGAAGCTGTTGAAATCGCACTCTGCTGTTCGGACGTTTTCATACTGTTCTCCATATTGGAGCTGCAGGCTGTTAGTAAGCTTCCTATAAGCACACAGCATAACAATGCCAAAGTCCATGCTTTAAAGGCAGTCCTAAACACGGTACATCCCCTCCTTTGATAATAATTCTCAATTAAATTGAGTATAAATCATGAGGGCAAGATTCACCATAGACGTTATCCGGAAAAGTATTTGGACAATTTCCTGTTGTTAACTAACAGAGTGACAGAGCGGGAAGAGATTCTATATCTTCTTCTTTAAGATTTCTTAGTCCAGATAGCTGCTTTCCTGTAATTTTCCATGTATAGAAATCGATTCTTAAGACAAACTAAGCGTTAGGACAACCGAAAGGGCTGATTCCATGTCACGTAACAAGCTGTTAGTACCAGGAAGCGAGGATGTGCTTGAGGCTATGAAAAATGAAATCGCCAATGAATTTGGTATTGAACTCGGTGCAGACCAAACAGCCAGGAATAACGGTAAAGTTGGTGGAGAGATGGTCAAAAGGTTGATCCGAATGGGAGAACAAGAGCTTTTGAAAAGAAATTCTCAATAGCTCATCCCTTTTTAAAGGGCCACTCATTATTTGAGTGGTCTTTATGTCTCTTTTTTTCGACAGCATAAAGGATTACTTATATTTGCTTATGATAAAAACGGATCGCTTATTAGGCAAAATAAAAGCAGCCTTGTATGTAACGGCTGCTAAATACTGTATTTTCTCCTCTTTAAGTAACAACATCACACTATATCTTTACATAATCCTTTCGTTAAGAAACCCCGATTCATCAAGGAAAAACCCGAGAAATTTGTTAAAAATATGAGTAATTTTACAAAAGCGCATGATATTTTCGGAAATCTATCTAAAATTATCAGATATTTCCCTTAACCGCTTTTGATTATTGAAAAAAAATAAATATATTAATAATTAAAGTTAGCACTCACTAATATGGAGTGCTAACAAAACATTTAAAAAGGGAGGCTGAACACCGATGTTGAAACCCTTGGGTGATCGAGTTGTCATCGAACCACAAAAGCAAGAAGAAGTGACGGCCAGCGGTATCGTCCTTCCCGAAAAGGCAAAGGAAAAACCAATTCAGGGCAAGATAATTGCCATCGGCCGAGGGCGTTTAAACAATGGCACAGTGGTTCCCCTCGATGTACACGTAGGTGACGTAGTTCTTTACAACAAATATGCGGGAACCGAAATCAAAGTTGAACAACAAGAATATCTCATCATGAGAGAGTCCGACATTTTAGCAATTCTGGAGCCTTCTGTTAAAAAGGAGCTGGTTACAAATGGCTAAACAAATTCTATTCAGTGAGAATTCTCGCCGTACTATGCTACGTGGGGTTGATACACTGGCAAATGCTGTGAAAGTTACGCTTGGTCCAAAAGGGCGAAACGTTGTTCTTGAGAAAAAGTTTGGTTCTCCACTCATTACGAATGATGGGGTTACGATTGCCAAAGAAATTGAGCTTGAAGATCCACTTGAAAATATGGGTGCAAAATTAGTAAAAGAAGTCGCTACCAAAACAAATGATGTGGCCGGAGACGGAACAACGACGGCTACGGTGCTTGCCCAAGCGATGATTCGTGAGGGGCTAAAAAACGTTACCTCTGGTGCGAATCCCATGGTTATCCGAAAAGGCATTGAAAAAGCCACCCGTGTTGCTGTCGAACAAATCAAAAAAATAGCGAAGCCTGTGGAAAAGAAAAATGAAATTGCCCAAGTAGCCGCTATCTCTGCAGCAGATGAGGAGATTGGTCATTTAATCGCGGAAGCGATGGAAAAAGTCGGAAAAGATGGGGTTATCACCGTTGAAGAATCGAAAAGGTTTCTTACTGAACTCGAAACCGTTGACGGAATGCAATTTGATAGAGGGTACATATCGCCCTATATGATTACCGATACCGATAAGATGGAAGCTGTATTGGATGATCCTTATATTCTAATCACAGACAAAAAGGTATCGAACCTACAAGATTTGCTGCCTATGTTAGAAAAGGTCGTACAACAAGGGAAACCTCTTCTGCTCATTGCAGAGGACGTGGAAGGGGAAGCTCTTGCCACTCTGGTGGTCAATAAACTACGGGGAACCTTTACGTGCGTAGCCGTGAAAGCTCCTGGCTTCGGTGACAGACGCAAAGCGATGCTGCAGGATATTGCTGTTCTAACCGGTGGGCAAGTGATTACGGAGGAAGTTGGTCTTAATTTGAAGGGTGCGAACATCGAACATATGGGACGGGCTCGCCAAGTTCATGTTACAAAGGAACATACGACCATCATCGACGGTTCCGGACGGAAACAGGATATTGATGACCGTGTACAGCAGATAAAAAAACAAATGGAAGAAACAACTTCCGATTTCGATCGAGAGAAACTACAGGAGCGATTAGCGAAACTGGCCGGAGGTGTTGCTGTCATTAAAGTTGGAGCGGTGACGGAAACGGAAATGAAGGAGAAAAAATTACGTATTGAAGACGCTCTAAACTCGACCCGTGCAGCAGTTGAAGAAGGGATTGTGGCTGGTGGCGGTGTTGCTCTCATTCATGCAATCCAAGCTGTAGAAGATGTTAAAACCAACAGTAGCGACGAAATGACGGGGGTAAACATTGTCCGTCATGCTCTAGAAGCACCCATTCGTACCATCGCTTCCAATGCGGGAATTGATGGTTCCATCGTTGTTGAGCGAATTAAAAATGAGGAAGCTGGGATCGGTTATAACGCGTCTACCGGTGAATGGGTCAATATGATGGAACAAGGGATCATTGATCCTGCCAAGGTTACCCGTTCCGCTCTTCAGAACGCGGCTTCCGTTGCCTCTATTTTCCTAACAACTGAATGTGTGGTCAGTGAAAAACCAGAACCTAAAAAAGCGGGTAGCGGGGCAATGCCTGATACGGAAATGTAAGAGAAAACTCGCCCGTTTCGGGCGGGTTTTCCTCGAGGGGTGATCGTGTGCGTGAGTATTTGCTCTACTGCATCTACTGCAACGAATATACTTCACTTGGAAAACACGTTGAAAAAGAGGGCCATTTTGAAGGTGAATACTCTTTATTGTATAACCAGCGGATAAATAACGATGATATCCTTTGCCGGTTCCTTATTCGGCACGTCGGTCATGATCTAAGGATGTACTACAGCCCAACAGATGACTATTCTGATGTTCTTAAAAAAGCGGATCGCTTCATGGATGCAGACATCGACACTATCGTTGAGTTAACAGTCGACCGTGAGGCACAAAAAGTCAATGAAATACAAATGGAGCGCGGGCTGGGTCAACTGCAGCTTAACGTACTAAACAAACTATTGGATGAAGCGGTGAATATTATTTCCAAATTACCGACCAACACGTCGGCAGAGGCCCAATTTCTACTTGGAAAAGAGGAAGGACTAAAGCAGGCGCAAGCCATATTGAAAGACCTTATGGATAAAACAAACACACTCTATAAATAGGGTCTTTTATTTTCAAAGATTGACCTCTTGTATCGAAACCTTGCTTATCCCTTTCTATAGTAAAAGTGAAAAGGAAATGACTCGATCTTTATGGGAGGAAATCAATATGAAAGAGTTGTGCATTTATTGTGGCGAAGAACTCGCATCCTGGCAAAGAAACCGAAGTTACTGCACAATGTGTAAGGAAGCAATGGAAGAGGTTTATAGTGATGATATGTATGATAACGATAAATAAAAATACTGGGGTTAGATGTAGATTCTAGAACAGAGTAAATACTATCCGTAAATGTTCAAAAAAGGAGGAGTTCAAAATGGCTGCAAAAGCAGGACGCAGACGTAGAAAAATTGAGCATTTCCTTCGAAAAGAATTTAAAAAGGTGGACAATCAAGCAAAACGGCAGCCCCCAGAATATGTTTTTAGTCTGGTTGAAAAGAGCACTTCAAATACTGCATCAGTAAATAAACGAAATAAACTAGCAGAGATGGATATTGGAACCCCCCTTAATCCCATATTCTGATGCTTTAAATATATTCCTATAATAATAACTCCTAAAAACTTTCGGGTTTATAGGCTCCCCATCAAGTTAAAGTTTTATTGCCCCCCAGAACAAAGCTTTCAGGCTTTCTTTGTAACAAAGAGGCTTATTTACCGTTTTGGGGGTGACTTGTTTTCTTATATACATCTTACTTTATAAATGTACATATTCTTGTGGTAGGAAGTAAGAAAAGAAGGAAGGGCGGTGGACGGGAGCGGTCGGAACAAACACGGCCGCCTTTTTTCTGCCGAGGCGTAGGGCGTATCCATCCTCCTCTCCCCTACCAAAAACAAAAGGGAAAGGTAAACATTATATTCACCTCTCCCTATATGACAATATTCATCAAATATTATATTCTATCATTATCACTTTTTTATTATCAACTAATTCCACCTTGTGCATCACAACGGAACTCTACACTTGCTCTATGAGTCGAATAAACACCATCTAATTTCAATTCTCCTCCAATACTAATTTCAAATGTACGAGCAGCATCAATTAGTCTTGGGGTATAACCTGTTTGTTTCCAGGTTCCTTTTGATGTTCTCGAAGTTAAAGAGTTAATCGTCTTAAAAAATTGTCTCTTAGCAGTATGATTATACTCTGTCTCAAAAGAACCTGTAACATATAAACCTACAGCTACGCCTTCAGAATAAATCTGCGTCTCCTTCGTTTTTGAAATTCCAGCAATATCAACAGGACCGGATGGATTTGATAATTGGAAATTTTCAAATCTCAAATTAGCTCTAGCAATTGCTTTTTGTCTAAATTCTTCCGGCTCAACCCAATCTTCCTCAGTAAACTCATCAAAAGGTGCAACCCACATATTCGTACCCTCATGATCCGCCACTACTTCTTCGATAATTTTAACATATTGCTTATAATACGCTTCTTTTTGTTCTTGTGTCAGTTTTGCTTGATCCACTGATACACCTTCAACGTTTTTAGTAGTGATTTCTGTTGCAAAAACTGATGAAGAGGCGATTGGTGCTGCCATTAATCCCAATAACGAAATAATGGCTACATACTTTTTTAGATACTTATTCAATTTCCCTCCTCCTTTTTAAAGATTAGTAATATATTTACAATCGCACTCTACCATAAGTTGCAAATTACTAAAATACTTTATTTTACATTTTAGGAAATATACATTAAAAAAGATTATTGATTATCTATTTTTAGACAGACTACTCCCGTATAAGTTGACGGGTAAAACCTACAAAGCTCACAGGAGAAACCAAACGTACCGTTTTACGCTCTTCATCTAACACTTTAAGAATAAGATAAGCAATAAGGGCCGCAAGAAGCGAACCTTCGTAAGAAGAATCGCTCCTAAATAACAAGACTGATACTTAAATGACAATAAAATTGTTTAAAAATATGGATAATCAACAGGTGTGATGTTTTATTTTTTTACAGCATGAAGGTAGTGAATGGTTTCAAAGGCTGATAGGTAATCTTTTCGATTGCTAAAATAAAGTTCATTAATTTTAGCCGGTGATAAATGTTCATAAATAAGTAAACCTGATTTTTCTAATATATTCTCTAATTCATCATAAGAAAAGCACGATTTCATTGGTTCTCCACTTGCTGCAGCCATTTTCACCATGTTTTCCACTCGATTAGAGAGTCCTTTTTCTTCAAATAATTTTTCGTCTGCATAATCGAAAACGATGGAACTTCCTGATGGGACTTTGGCAAATAAATGATCGAACAAGCTTGAATTTTCCTCTTTCGTTAAATAATAAGAAACACCTAAAAGACTAAAGAAAGTTTTTCTGTTAAAATCAAACCCTTCATCTATTAGATTTCGATAGGAAAACTTTTTGGTGAAATCCATAGAAACAAAATGAAGAGTACTCGGGATTTTAAAATTAGCTTCATCCAATCTTTTCTTTTTAAATTGTTGTGTAGCTGGATAATCAATTTCAAATATTTCTAGACTGCTATCCAATTCCGGATGTCTAAAACAAAAAGTATCTAAGCCAGCTCCAAGTATGACATATTGTTTTAATCCTAACATCACTTCATGAAGTACTACCTTTTCGCAATATGCAGCACGTGCCAAGGGCGTCGGAGAAAGTTGAATCTGTGTAATCCATTTTAATATTTCTTCTGTATTCCCCTTAAATTTTTGCGCGATATCTTTGTTGAAGAACTGTATGCCTTGCACCATATTCTCTTTGATGTCATTGAATTCTTTTTGTGAAATTAAATCTTTGGCGATATAGTCATTAAAGATTTTAGGGGTATCAAATTGACTATGATAAGCTCTGCTAAAAGCTGATATTAATGAAGTTAAACTGGATTCACTTTTTTTCATGCAAACACACTCCTTCATTTTAGAGCAAAAAAATAAGATTCCCCTGGCCAGGAGAATCTTATTATACACATTAATAATATAAAAGTAAATTATAGCACAAATAAATTATTTTGTCAAGTGTAAATCGTTATTCGTAACTGTTTTCATACAAATATTTACACCTAGTTTAGTCAAAAATCAACACGAAGCTTTAACATAGCCCAACTAAAAAATAAGTAACTGGACTCTTGTAAAAAATTTGTCGAAAAATGAGCAATAAAAAAGGACATTCCGACCTTTTATAGAAGTTTGGGCTACCACACCTAAAACCACTCAAAAGGAGAATGTCCACTTTTATGGTAACTTTTCACTCTTCTATCGTCAAGTTTGTTTTTGCGCTGAATTTACTCTTATCGAAGCCACAACACCGACATTTGCTTGCTTTTCTTCATGGCATCATTCTTTGCGAGGGCCGAGTCAACATCAGCCAAATTCGACGATCATCCAACCATGATCGCGACCTTAGTTGTATGACTCGCTTTTTACAGGAATCTCCTTGGAACCCCCAATACGTTACGAAGCAGCGGCTTTCCTATTTGATGGAAACCATTCGCCAGACGCGTGCCAAATGGGGAGATACACGTCCGATTACGTTCCTGATTCTAGACGACACACAATGTAAAAAAGAACGTTCCACTGTGAAAATGGAGGGTCTCGATTTTCATTATTCTCATTCAGAAGGAAAATCGGTCTGGTCTCATTCGCTCGTGACGGCTCATGTGGTAACGGATGATCTCTCGGTTGCCTGGGATTTTCGTTCCTATTTTCGAAAGGAAGACTGCAAAGAGCGAAACGTCCCGTTCAAAAGTAAAAATGACCTGGCGATTGAACTCCTTGAAACCTATTCTTCTTCACCAGATGAACACGTATATGTCCTGATCGACAGCTGGTACACCAGTAAAAAGCTGATCGATGCCTGTACCAAAAAGGGATTTCATGTCATTGGTGCGTTTCGCTCGAATCGAATGATCGCTCCGTTTGGGATGAAAATCAAAACGTCCACATTTGCGTCCACCATTCTTCGCCCGACTGACCTCTGCCCCGTTACCGTAGACGGTCAGACGTATAAGGTGTACGCGTATGAAGGACCGCTGAGCAACATGGAAAATGTGCGTGTGTTTCTGTCCTGGGAAGACAAGTTTGACCCGAAAAAACTACCGTTTTGCCTACTGTGTACGGATACCAGCCTGGATGTCGTGACCGTCCTGCGCCACTATGCCGTACGCTGGCAAATCGAAGTTGGGTATCGGTACTTTAAGGAGTTGCTTGGTTTCGATCAGTACCAGCACCTTTCGCACAAAGGGATCGAACGATTTTGGACGATTCAGTTTCTGGCGTATACGTTTCTTGCGCTTGAACAGGCGAAAGGAAAACGCCATTCGCCGTCGCTCACATTAGGAGATGTGGTACGTCGTATTCGAAAGGACTGTATGGGGCAGCTCATTTTGTATGCCTATGAACAAGGATGGGCACAAAAACCTCTGGTTGAAGTGCTTAAAAATCTAAGACTATCCTCGTAATCGTTACATTTTATTCTTTTACGCCACCCGTATGCCCATTTTTGGGATCGGACGGAAAAATGCAAGAGTCCAGTAAGTAACACAAATAGACGCAGACAAGGTTTTATGCGTCTATTTGCTAAATGAAGCCTTGATGGAACATCGTTAGGGCTATTTATGTTGTTTACTTGAGTATTATTGATCGCTACTTAGCGATCAAATTGTCAACTTTCATCAGAAATTTTACGTATGTGAGGTTAACGGAATTGCTCATATCAAACCTGTGAAATCAACATCGCAATAAAAGGTGCCATCTACTCCATCCACCTATAATCACAAAAATAACTCCGCCAATAGTATGGTCACCTTTCATACTGGTCCACAAGCTACCGCCGCTCTTTTTTATATTAGAATCAGAAATCCAGCAGCACTTAAGATTCAATCAATCCGCTGCCTCCGGCTGCTCCACATAAATTCTAAATAACTGAATGTATAACACGATACTAATGAATGCAAACACCAAAATGATACTGAATATTCCCATAGGCGGCATCCAACTAGACAGGAAAACTGTCATCGGCGCCAAACATTTCCCGATCGTGGATTGCAAGCTATCGGCTCCCATATATTGTCCTCTTGCATGCTCCGGGGCATAGCGGCTAATAAAGCTTTGTGTCACTGGAGAACGTACAATCTCACCAAAGGTAAAGATTATCGTAACGAAAAACAAGAACCATATATTGTTGTTCAGTCCAAGGGAGAATGTGCCTAATCCGGACAACAACGATGACAGAATAAATACATTGCGTTCTTTCCAATTACGGAACCATTTCGTAACAGGAAGAATAAATAGAACAAACAAAAGACCGTTTAACCCCAGTACCCACCCAAATATCTCCGTACTGGATAACATAAGGGAATCACCATTCCATGTGAATAGAGCCTGAGCAGGAACATTATTGATCACGTATACGGCCAAATATAGATCCAGTTGCATAATGGGTACCAAGGCAAAGATGCCTGCCAAAATATAAACCAGGAACACCTTATCGCGAAAAATAATACCATATCCCTTCCACTGTTCCTTTAATACATGCGTAATCGAAGTTGAACCTTCCCGGCTTTTCGCCGAATGTGGCAACGTTTCATGAACCATGATATAAATTGCGATAAAATATAGCAGCAAGACCAATGCGCAGGTCCACAACAGTTCTTGCCGGTAACGGAAGAAGAAAATGGCTCCAAGTGCAGGCCCAAGCACTGCACCAATGTTATTGGCCGTCATAAACGTTGCGAATATCTGACGAAGGTTTTGTGCGGGAACCAGGTCAGCAACCATAGCGGAGCTTGCAGGCCTATAGATGGCTGCCCCGAGCCCAATACCGATAAATGCGATATAATCAATCCAATGGGACGGCGACACCGCAAACAGTGCAAACATCACCGTCTGAAGCAAGGCACCTAGCAGCATCACGGGACGCCGCCCTAATCGGTCCGCCCAAGCTCCCCCGATCAGACTTCCTATAATGCTAAATATCGGAGGGACTGTCATCAAAATGCCTGCAATATGATTGCCTAATGCCCCACCAAAATATACGGTTATAAACGGAAAGTACATCCAAAACAGCATGTTAAACAGTGCTTCTCCGATTAATCTAACTTTCAAATTGTTATTCCATAAACGTATTTGCACAAGCCCCTCCCCTTTCCACAACAACACATGTTAAATTTAAAAATATATACACTACGGAAGTTTCCCGGCCGGGTATACAAACTATAGAACATTATTCTGACAAAATATAGACTTATAATTATAGATGGTTTATACTGATAATATGGAAGTCAAATATACCCAAATTTATTTTAACTGCTTCAAAAAACGAACATTCGTTCTAAAATAAAAAAGACGCTCCCGTCGGAAGCGTCTTTTTTGGTGCGGAACGTTATCTTCTTTTTTTGCGGCTCGTCATTAACCGGTCAACTTCATCAATTATGCCCCCAGAATTTTCATGATACCAAGCTATTTCACCAAGCTCGCCGTACCGATAGCCATCCGCCTCCTAGTTACAGACGACACCTCACCATCATCACTTACCGAGTAACATTTCTTTAGATCCAAGTGCTGAGAAAGCAAATTACAAAATGGGATTGCATCATTCTTCTACTTCAACATACTTAACTTCTCAATCGCTTGTTGTTCGGTCGGCAAGAAAAAGATAGCGTTTCCGCTGTTACATTCATAGATGAAATCTTGAAGGCTTTGACTTGAATACACAGAAAAATCTCCAACAATTGCAACCTTCACACGATAATTGCTGAACTTCTGAAGGATTTCGCCTGCAAGACGTGTTTTCAAATCGAAAAAGCTTTCGCTTAGTAAGGATTTGTTTATAATGATACGATCACAGCATGCTTCATATTGTACGGTTGCCATAAAATCCAATGCTGACTGAACATCTTCTATTAATATCTCACTGCTGCTCACGACGGCAATATTTCCCCCACCTACTTCTACCTTCGCTATATCCATTATGCTCCTAAAGTGTAATCAAGAAATTTCTTAGCTTATTTTTTTATGTTTCATACCTAAATGCATCCTAAAAACGAAAAAACGTATATTTTTAAGATGAAATACAGTCTATATGGAGCTGTTCATGCGCCTGTCTGATATCCATCAAAAAATAAACCCTGGTTTTGGAATATATCCAATAACCAGGATCTACTTTATTGCCTGCGAAGCTATTCAATTTCTTCCTGTGTAAGCTCGATTAATTCAGCCATAGTTTCGTTATCCATTCCTTTTTGTATCATGCTCAAGGCAACTTTCATGACGTTCCTTTTGATGGATCTATTCTTTTTTATTCGCTACTTTAATCTGCTCGTGTTTTGATCATCTGTTTGAGTCCCCACTGGAACAGCCTTGCTAACTCCTAAAACGTAATAACTAATCACGACGATACCCAAGAAAACAATTCCTGCAATAAGGGAGATGCGTGTATCATCATTAAACCACATCCCGATTAATACCATAAGCAAAAAGGCAATCGTTACGTAGTTTGTCACTGGAGCAAGAGGCATTTTGAATGGATGAGTATCCATTACAGCTCCTTGTGCTTTTCTGAATTTGATTTGACTAATTAGAATAATAAACCACGGAACCATACCAGGAAGTACACTAGCACTGTAGACATACACAAATAGATTTTTTGGGGCAAGATAGCTCAGGATAACACCAACGCCCAGACCTACTAGTACGCCAATCGTTCCCAGCAAAGGCACACCATTATGAGAAAGCTTCGTAAATATTTTTGGTGCTTGTCCATTTACTCCTAATGTATAAAGCATACGTCCTGCACTATAAATCCCACTATTGCATCCAGACATGGCAGCGGTGATGATAACAAAGTTAATGAACCCTGCTGCTACTGTAATACCAATTTTCGCAAAAGTTGCAACGAACGGGCTGCCAATCGCTTGTAATTGATCCCAAGGGTAAACGGTTACAATTACAAAAATCGCGCCAATATAGAAGATCAAAATACGCCAAATAATACTTTGAATCGCACTCGTTAACGTTTTCTTCGGGTCTTTTGCCTCGCCTGCTGTAATCCCGATCAGTTCGACACCTTGATAAGCTCCAATCACTAACGACAAAGCAAAGAAGAAGCCTGACCAGCCGCCAGTAAAGAAGCCCCCATGTTCCCAAAGATTCGATAATCCGATTGCGTTTCCTCCATTGCCAATTCCAAAGAAAATCAGTCCAATCCCTGCAATAATCATTAAGACGATGGTTACGATTTTTATCATCGCAAACCAAAACTCAAATTCACCAAATGATTTAACAGAGAATAAGTTTGCTGCACCGAGAATCACCATTGCGATAATGCCTGGTACCCAAGTGGGTAAATCCGGAAACCAGTACTGCATATAAGTCCCTACGGCAATAATTTCTGACATCCCGACGACGACCCATTGGAACCAGTTACTCCAAGCCGTTAGATAACCTGCTAAGGGATGAATGTACTTATGGCCAAAGGTCGCAAATGAACCTGTGCTTGGTTCCAAGTACAGCATTTCCCCCATTGCACGCATAATGAAAAATATAAAAATTCCTGCAATCGCATACGCAAGCATGACGGACGGACCTGTCCATTTAATCGTGCTTGCCGATCCCATAAATAGCCCGACACCAATTGTACCGCCCAAAGCAATCATCTGAATGTGACGGGCTTCCAGGGATCTTTTCAATTCTTTGTTTGCCACTTTTGTTTCTCTTCCTTTCTGCCACTGCTAGTGGTAATTTAGGAAAGCTGCTAGAGCACTCTCTTTTCAATCCACACCGATGAAGCTGGCACTTATTTTTTATTTATCAAAAAACTTTTTTACGAGACATTCTAACCAGATAGAAAGGCTATTCAGCT
Protein-coding sequences here:
- a CDS encoding MDR family MFS transporter; its protein translation is MQIRLWNNNLKVRLIGEALFNMLFWMYFPFITVYFGGALGNHIAGILMTVPPIFSIIGSLIGGAWADRLGRRPVMLLGALLQTVMFALFAVSPSHWIDYIAFIGIGLGAAIYRPASSAMVADLVPAQNLRQIFATFMTANNIGAVLGPALGAIFFFRYRQELLWTCALVLLLYFIAIYIMVHETLPHSAKSREGSTSITHVLKEQWKGYGIIFRDKVFLVYILAGIFALVPIMQLDLYLAVYVINNVPAQALFTWNGDSLMLSSTEIFGWVLGLNGLLFVLFILPVTKWFRNWKERNVFILSSLLSGLGTFSLGLNNNIWFLFFVTIIFTFGEIVRSPVTQSFISRYAPEHARGQYMGADSLQSTIGKCLAPMTVFLSSWMPPMGIFSIILVFAFISIVLYIQLFRIYVEQPEAAD
- a CDS encoding DUF4180 domain-containing protein; this translates as MDIAKVEVGGGNIAVVSSSEILIEDVQSALDFMATVQYEACCDRIIINKSLLSESFFDLKTRLAGEILQKFSNYRVKVAIVGDFSVYSSQSLQDFIYECNSGNAIFFLPTEQQAIEKLSMLK
- a CDS encoding amino acid permease, whose amino-acid sequence is MANKELKRSLEARHIQMIALGGTIGVGLFMGSASTIKWTGPSVMLAYAIAGIFIFFIMRAMGEMLYLEPSTGSFATFGHKYIHPLAGYLTAWSNWFQWVVVGMSEIIAVGTYMQYWFPDLPTWVPGIIAMVILGAANLFSVKSFGEFEFWFAMIKIVTIVLMIIAGIGLIFFGIGNGGNAIGLSNLWEHGGFFTGGWSGFFFALSLVIGAYQGVELIGITAGEAKDPKKTLTSAIQSIIWRILIFYIGAIFVIVTVYPWDQLQAIGSPFVATFAKIGITVAAGFINFVIITAAMSGCNSGIYSAGRMLYTLGVNGQAPKIFTKLSHNGVPLLGTIGVLVGLGVGVILSYLAPKNLFVYVYSASVLPGMVPWFIILISQIKFRKAQGAVMDTHPFKMPLAPVTNYVTIAFLLMVLIGMWFNDDTRISLIAGIVFLGIVVISYYVLGVSKAVPVGTQTDDQNTSRLK